The proteins below come from a single Leptospiraceae bacterium genomic window:
- a CDS encoding sigma-70 family RNA polymerase sigma factor — protein MSLYKQPQTQFPNTPKDRWINWKGELKEDDWKYIFTESVYKYIFKTTYHKCNILGFDQLTCEEIAVSVTGETILAVQAFCKRQDGLIKESIRALINTIANTWFKHFISRFYIEEKIEYRPSFEKFISGFSGIEEFVIRTELLGAIFQCMEKLSETSRKVIRGIFFENLDFKTIANNMNLKDHKVIYIKKQAEKFILDCMKSKGY, from the coding sequence ATGTCACTATACAAACAACCACAAACTCAATTTCCAAATACGCCAAAGGACAGATGGATCAATTGGAAAGGGGAACTAAAAGAGGATGATTGGAAATATATATTTACTGAATCCGTTTATAAATATATTTTTAAAACTACCTACCACAAATGTAATATTTTAGGTTTTGACCAATTGACTTGTGAAGAAATTGCAGTATCTGTTACCGGTGAAACAATATTAGCCGTTCAAGCATTTTGTAAACGACAGGATGGGCTTATAAAAGAATCTATTCGTGCTTTAATCAATACAATTGCTAATACATGGTTCAAGCATTTTATATCCAGATTTTATATAGAAGAAAAAATAGAATACCGTCCTAGTTTCGAAAAATTCATTTCTGGTTTTTCTGGTATAGAAGAATTTGTAATTCGAACAGAATTATTAGGCGCAATCTTTCAGTGTATGGAAAAGTTATCCGAAACAAGTCGAAAGGTTATACGCGGAATTTTTTTTGAAAATCTGGATTTTAAAACTATTGCGAATAATATGAATCTAAAAGATCATAAGGTTATCTACATAAAAAAACAAGCAGAAAAATTTATCTTAGATTGTATGAAATCGAAAGGTTACTGA
- a CDS encoding M48 family metallopeptidase, translating to MSQVTNAKCFYFANVIYSYRLSHIYKLRLERIAFIHVNFSTALLFIVLFFRAMSCSNFQTPSFSYIEKEDNINLTVEDYIKNSDGVLNDYKNWRIVLNESLQKLAKESSFEVIILKKAEFNMAFFPPNQIFINTGTLDRLEEESKFLESDFPELVSCKSINRCRQILIFPLIAHELAHFYQEDYALLKKNREDYKELPHELFLEKIIEFKREREFAADRYAMSILERNGYKPDLMLIPLKYLKRLHQENSKTPIKRSDYYLSSHPSPNERIYHITEDNAYKTLKDIELAFHLLVKGTNIDNIKKAISILEDAEKKFPANLELKRAKATAYHRYWIYTADIKDLQFIPILDQPLFSDSEEFSTFKSQVVIPGDNRIYKKAMAYYVEIFEKLKRTDAGFISNYYLLLAYSDLEENRNRSMNLALDAFQKKKSTKILNNLGIVFFLNGNKKEAIKSFWSGISEIDRENINKTISQKIEISPFQLEKSAEENNAELGELFRKIAITNFTFLNLYTSDENLNLKSDLKKLQRIYFSPGANPSPWVKYLNEYANKIH from the coding sequence ATGTCTCAAGTTACTAATGCTAAATGCTTTTATTTCGCTAACGTTATTTACAGTTATCGACTATCGCATATTTACAAGTTGCGACTCGAACGGATAGCGTTCATCCATGTTAATTTTTCAACAGCTCTATTATTCATAGTGCTTTTCTTTAGAGCCATGTCCTGTTCTAATTTTCAAACTCCCTCTTTTTCTTATATAGAAAAGGAGGATAATATAAATTTAACGGTAGAAGACTATATAAAAAACTCCGATGGGGTTTTAAATGATTATAAAAATTGGCGCATTGTATTGAATGAATCCCTTCAAAAATTAGCAAAGGAGTCCAGCTTCGAAGTAATAATTCTAAAGAAAGCGGAATTTAATATGGCATTTTTTCCTCCAAATCAAATATTTATCAATACAGGAACTTTGGATAGACTAGAAGAAGAAAGTAAATTCCTTGAATCCGATTTTCCGGAATTAGTATCCTGCAAAAGTATAAATCGCTGTAGGCAAATTTTAATTTTTCCTCTTATCGCTCACGAATTAGCGCATTTTTATCAAGAGGATTATGCGCTACTAAAAAAGAACAGAGAGGATTATAAAGAGTTACCACACGAACTATTCTTAGAAAAAATAATAGAGTTTAAAAGAGAAAGGGAATTTGCTGCTGATCGATATGCAATGAGCATATTAGAGCGTAATGGTTATAAGCCTGACTTAATGTTAATTCCATTAAAATATTTAAAAAGGCTCCATCAGGAGAATAGTAAAACTCCTATAAAACGTTCGGATTATTACTTGTCCTCTCATCCATCTCCAAATGAACGAATTTATCATATCACGGAGGATAATGCTTATAAAACACTAAAAGATATAGAATTAGCCTTTCATCTCCTTGTTAAAGGAACCAATATTGATAATATTAAAAAAGCAATTTCCATCTTGGAAGATGCAGAGAAAAAATTTCCAGCTAACTTAGAACTAAAACGCGCAAAGGCAACTGCGTATCACAGATACTGGATATATACCGCAGACATCAAAGATCTGCAATTTATTCCCATACTGGATCAACCACTATTTAGCGATTCAGAGGAATTCAGTACATTCAAATCTCAGGTCGTTATTCCAGGTGATAATAGAATTTACAAAAAAGCAATGGCATACTATGTAGAAATTTTCGAGAAGCTAAAAAGAACGGATGCAGGGTTTATTTCGAATTATTATCTACTTCTAGCCTATTCTGATTTAGAAGAAAATAGAAACCGCTCTATGAATCTAGCATTAGATGCATTTCAAAAAAAGAAGTCTACTAAGATTCTAAATAATCTTGGGATTGTATTTTTCTTAAATGGAAATAAAAAAGAAGCAATCAAAAGTTTTTGGTCAGGAATTTCTGAAATAGATAGAGAAAATATAAATAAAACAATTTCGCAGAAAATAGAGATTAGCCCTTTTCAATTAGAAAAAAGTGCAGAAGAAAACAATGCAGAACTCGGAGAACTGTTTCGTAAAATTGCGATTACAAATTTTACCTTTCTAAATCTATATACAAGCGATGAAAATTTGAATCTGAAATCTGATTTAAAAAAACTACAAAGAATTTATTTCTCACCGGGAGCAAATCCGTCTCCTTGGGTGAAATACCTAAACGAATATGCAAATAAAATTCATTAG
- a CDS encoding caspase family protein — protein sequence MQIKFIRIIFVFFFLTPILADSETQKTYIISIGINSYPLPYGNLKYAASDAEKFASIMQRQGFGGADKKEGQASYKNVTEVILLSDTNISNNFPSRENILKHLNRVLTQMTENDFLVIFFSGHGTGESLVTTTRDNKVEKIELKEILYSLDLKAEQYMLFLDACRYTENRYDKFTTTMQPGNGDFKSIFYSTSKDGFSQESAKLEQGVYGHYLLKGLQGEADTNSNSLISSDELRNYVSENVRLFTDERQIPQLYQFSTGVKNISFIPKDHTWKNLGQSAIIPGYGQWEKGHKTNSIFFFSSFFLGGFYLYNRNIAYERAENAYYLGQNLLLLSSPTSLDNTDLLLFQATENNRLELVKEARSFNLGINLFALLYLWNLWDAGIGKNQWFDSNKPQIKVDGRTYKSNFGDQEQRLQISTEWRF from the coding sequence ATGCAAATAAAATTCATTAGAATTATCTTTGTTTTCTTTTTTCTAACTCCGATTTTGGCTGACTCGGAAACTCAGAAAACATATATTATATCCATAGGCATTAACTCTTATCCGCTCCCATACGGCAACTTAAAATATGCCGCAAGTGACGCAGAAAAATTTGCAAGTATCATGCAGAGACAAGGATTCGGAGGAGCAGATAAGAAAGAGGGGCAAGCTAGTTATAAAAATGTTACGGAAGTAATTTTACTATCAGATACAAACATATCAAACAACTTCCCCTCACGGGAAAATATTCTAAAACATTTAAATCGAGTCTTAACTCAAATGACAGAGAATGATTTTTTAGTTATTTTCTTTTCGGGTCATGGAACAGGCGAATCCTTAGTAACCACAACTAGAGATAATAAAGTCGAAAAAATTGAACTGAAGGAAATTTTATATTCCCTTGATTTAAAAGCAGAACAGTATATGCTTTTTTTAGATGCCTGTCGATATACGGAAAATAGATATGATAAATTTACTACTACGATGCAACCCGGTAACGGTGATTTTAAATCTATCTTTTATTCAACTAGCAAGGATGGATTTAGTCAGGAAAGTGCCAAATTAGAGCAAGGGGTTTATGGTCATTATCTACTTAAAGGGTTACAAGGAGAAGCAGATACAAATTCGAATTCACTTATCAGCTCAGATGAATTACGAAATTACGTATCAGAAAATGTAAGGCTATTTACCGATGAAAGGCAAATTCCGCAACTCTACCAATTTTCTACTGGCGTTAAAAATATTTCTTTTATTCCTAAAGACCACACGTGGAAAAATTTAGGACAATCAGCGATTATCCCCGGATACGGACAATGGGAGAAAGGACATAAAACGAATTCTATCTTTTTCTTTTCCTCTTTTTTCCTTGGAGGTTTTTATTTATACAATCGAAATATTGCGTATGAAAGAGCGGAGAATGCGTATTATCTCGGGCAAAATCTACTTTTACTTTCTAGTCCAACATCATTGGATAATACTGATTTGCTTCTATTTCAGGCAACTGAAAATAATCGATTGGAACTAGTGAAAGAAGCTAGAAGTTTTAATTTGGGAATAAACCTATTTGCACTACTTTATCTCTGGAATCTTTGGGATGCGGGAATTGGAAAAAATCAGTGGTTTGATTCTAATAAACCGCAAATTAAAGTTGACGGGCGAACTTATAAATCAAATTTTGGAGACCAAGAGCAAAGACTACAAATATCTACTGAATGGAGATTTTAG
- a CDS encoding DUF1566 domain-containing protein, producing MKVKTIVLLVMLIFTPSCKKAPEKSLLYWKLFYDSLGTPGGLSLTPTEGSDTNTGTNNSGIDTIPPVPGNSGSLVISERKATSMKLSWTVGADNITDPTNIEYKVVGSTSSNIGMIEEMETTGSGRILLVDWTKNISQYAVLGLTVNIQYYFNIEIKDSAGNKAIYATANGLTPPVYDNMDGTITDTNRNVTWMKCSAGQVWNQTNNDCTGIGNSGNNYSVGYFQYCATASHSCNNTGSPNWDLNGNGTSGLWTYCDNLELGGRTNWRVPNHSELLGMYADVYSQSTYQFLFPQTGLAFYWTASADSTTPYFLHPNPEQRAWIIHFQTGINYAYIGNSDGLKTNNALLRCVTNGL from the coding sequence GTGAAAGTGAAAACAATTGTATTATTAGTCATGCTAATATTCACACCCTCCTGTAAAAAGGCACCGGAAAAAAGTCTACTGTATTGGAAATTGTTTTACGATTCACTTGGAACGCCTGGTGGTCTTTCCCTTACTCCAACAGAAGGGAGTGATACGAACACGGGAACAAATAATTCTGGCATTGACACGATTCCACCAGTTCCTGGAAATTCCGGAAGCTTAGTCATCTCAGAAAGAAAGGCAACTTCCATGAAACTGAGTTGGACAGTGGGAGCGGATAATATAACCGATCCCACGAATATAGAATACAAAGTTGTTGGTTCTACTTCTTCCAATATAGGAATGATCGAAGAAATGGAAACAACTGGAAGTGGTAGAATACTGTTAGTCGATTGGACAAAAAATATAAGTCAGTACGCGGTTTTAGGGCTAACGGTAAATATCCAGTATTACTTCAACATTGAAATCAAAGATTCAGCAGGGAATAAAGCAATTTATGCTACGGCTAACGGGCTAACTCCCCCAGTATATGACAATATGGATGGAACAATTACGGACACAAATAGAAATGTAACTTGGATGAAATGCTCTGCGGGACAAGTCTGGAACCAAACAAATAATGACTGTACAGGAATTGGAAATTCAGGAAATAATTACAGTGTCGGCTACTTTCAATATTGCGCAACGGCAAGTCATAGCTGTAACAATACAGGCTCTCCCAATTGGGACTTAAATGGAAATGGAACTAGCGGACTTTGGACTTACTGCGACAATTTAGAATTAGGCGGAAGGACAAACTGGCGAGTCCCCAATCATTCTGAGTTGCTTGGGATGTATGCTGACGTTTACAGCCAATCTACTTATCAATTTTTATTTCCACAAACTGGATTAGCATTTTACTGGACAGCTAGTGCAGACTCGACTACGCCCTATTTTCTCCATCCAAATCCAGAACAAAGAGCTTGGATTATTCACTTTCAGACAGGTATAAATTATGCCTATATCGGAAATTCAGATGGACTAAAGACAAACAATGCGTTGCTGCGCTGTGTGACTAACGGGTTGTAG
- a CDS encoding DUF5615 family PIN-like protein: MRFLCDVHIPYSLSKHLQELGHESIHVNFILDKWHTKDSKIAEFADQNDYILISKDIDFKNSHLLKNFPRKLIRIELGNIPNKKLLELFTGYIKKIEAIQTRESFFITINHTNIQII, encoded by the coding sequence ATGAGATTTCTTTGCGATGTTCACATTCCTTACAGTCTCTCGAAGCATTTGCAGGAACTTGGTCATGAGTCTATTCATGTAAATTTCATTCTCGATAAATGGCATACGAAAGATTCTAAAATTGCAGAATTTGCTGATCAAAACGACTACATTTTGATCTCTAAAGATATTGATTTTAAAAATTCTCATCTTCTTAAAAACTTTCCTCGAAAATTAATTCGTATTGAACTTGGGAACATCCCAAACAAAAAACTTCTGGAACTCTTTACAGGTTACATAAAAAAGATTGAAGCTATCCAAACACGCGAATCCTTTTTTATTACTATCAATCATACAAACATCCAAATTATATAA
- a CDS encoding DUF433 domain-containing protein, translating to MEPKTLLNRITVDPEICHGKPCIRGMRWPVEVILDLLASGMSFAEILAEHPELEKLDIIASLTFAKLSISAQPLLAVA from the coding sequence ATGGAACCGAAAACTTTACTTAATCGCATAACCGTTGATCCTGAAATCTGCCATGGTAAGCCATGTATTAGAGGCATGAGATGGCCTGTAGAAGTTATTCTTGATCTCTTAGCCTCTGGAATGAGTTTTGCTGAAATTCTAGCCGAACATCCCGAATTAGAGAAACTAGACATTATAGCATCACTGACCTTCGCCAAACTTTCCATTTCCGCGCAGCCTCTTCTTGCAGTTGCATAA
- a CDS encoding Ig-like domain-containing protein: MKTLNQSIQILILYMLISCAQVHEAKRNNIFDPGSENGVLSYFLNYGATQKINPTFIIITVENRLPIHSYTLAFNASVQLKAMDNVRNDKTSEVTWSSSDTSIATVSNTGLVTALSQTGNTTITADHPLLAARTLTVNVNATGTSVLANENK; encoded by the coding sequence ATGAAAACGCTAAATCAATCTATTCAAATACTAATATTGTACATGCTTATTTCTTGTGCACAGGTTCATGAAGCTAAAAGAAATAATATTTTTGATCCAGGAAGTGAAAATGGCGTCCTTTCCTATTTTCTTAACTATGGAGCCACACAAAAAATTAACCCAACCTTTATTATAATTACAGTTGAAAATCGTTTACCTATTCATAGCTATACATTAGCTTTCAATGCTTCAGTTCAATTAAAAGCAATGGATAATGTAAGGAATGACAAGACTTCTGAAGTTACATGGTCTTCCAGTGATACATCCATCGCAACCGTTAGTAACACTGGTTTAGTTACTGCGTTATCGCAAACAGGCAATACTACAATAACCGCAGATCACCCTTTATTAGCAGCAAGAACTTTAACAGTAAATGTGAATGCGACAGGAACATCCGTATTAGCCAATGAAAACAAATAA
- a CDS encoding chitobiase/beta-hexosaminidase C-terminal domain-containing protein, translated as MKFKSILLYLFTSITLSQCVALKSLYENFTNENGGTPKNVVFLGALAASQSNCTTPSTTPSIGSGTFSKAQNISFYSSCKFYKTFYEVNGHKSSNSIGSNSIQVPNGDLNPGVVSVVKLKYWSECYRDSGKTGKCSESETPKEAEYIFDTEAPNVELISRNIYYLSNIINNSQATVKFKVSPSGSGTNDKEYSFEIIGENSTVLNSGIASPNTIITFPLYANSLHVGENKLKLNVYDSLKNKSETLITIFRDDTLPNLITNRSSGLYGSSINIEFVSATTESFIGNICYTTDGTEPEMFPFDPETSLTNESICKNGTIFSKKIYIDKNTPLKFIARELSGNMSGVRSLTYTINTDLPTVTILPITNPYIKSSASTVLKFSSNQSGNYHVQTSDGTGENKVDPKTGETKFYFNTKNISSGTILENEEISIPIDGINIYNGQNLIMVSVTVEKDVETTSGSTKEDFTGLAQIDLFVDDLLPISSIQPPQSETFYNTTIIARILSEENVNTYYSINNGAEQIYNPSLGISLSESSSVKYYSIDRAGNKELAKSINYKIDTVPPIVTISDVKPVDKRVSISIPSLSKVIEFGIKSNEHGRFEILKGGCDGTKLMTHTLEGAKVVPEFSAGDLAEGYSSLSICVYDKAGNLTKKSLSNIFRDEKGDFAEVIEGNTNEPFQGFRAWEMPGEKQESAEGNNVLILTQGIIWMFDIRNEIDVPDNCRLEGDPLSMVCDYKKGTVPQELQAQFTVPSDINEIAIANKANYSKIIYLAYPLGLRIEDRANTITNTYLKARLSQLQLNATKVDWVGLSEGTLVNLELINKFKTISDKRIFIAAPFKGSIYRDALAQGVLGDENWALFKDIITKNAPEITQLLESSDYSKTRAPQLLSSLLLAEEKSKSFLIPTNYKNLGIDLVVSIDSQTAGTPSIFDPNNIAVVSGSHFEMGNSPTKDSIRLVVNSILQNGKIPPEINNDLAKNQVPVNYINGKWVAPINGNGGQEGTFTLEPNAGKVEMKILYDNPDWKVDSTIVVDSNTFKNGFIDTSADLNILKKDTGLTITGPATLEIVFDMEKFKKTSNFTNRAEDFKSYPLYFSKNPFTIFVLQTSQLPPTIFGNDTVNRNTPLNIDYFRIGFEDKVSFRINTNLSFHWSSRDVNFYGVRWGGGCALFVCWGPGEIGVYQTIDRTMDMNGHLNFAYIKGLPELNASFSINSWGMLIDLLDFGLWSHKISETDKIVKYKISNKLTDSCLVDIPALITLCNGHQSILFFNFFHTIDLPQPEFTLPILDKNGEPVK; from the coding sequence ATGAAATTTAAATCTATCTTACTTTACTTATTTACATCAATCACTCTTTCCCAATGTGTTGCATTAAAATCTCTCTATGAAAACTTTACAAATGAAAATGGCGGAACGCCGAAGAATGTGGTTTTTTTAGGAGCACTTGCGGCGAGTCAAAGTAATTGTACGACTCCCTCGACAACTCCAAGTATTGGAAGTGGGACTTTTTCTAAAGCTCAAAATATATCCTTTTATTCTAGTTGTAAATTCTACAAAACATTCTATGAGGTGAATGGTCATAAGTCTTCTAATTCGATTGGCTCCAATTCGATCCAAGTTCCAAATGGAGATTTAAATCCTGGAGTGGTCTCGGTTGTAAAACTAAAGTATTGGTCTGAATGTTATCGTGACTCAGGAAAAACAGGTAAATGTTCCGAATCAGAAACTCCCAAAGAAGCGGAATATATTTTTGATACAGAAGCTCCAAATGTGGAACTAATCTCTAGAAATATATACTATCTCAGTAATATCATTAATAACTCTCAAGCTACCGTCAAATTTAAAGTATCCCCTTCTGGAAGTGGTACGAATGATAAAGAATATAGTTTTGAAATCATTGGAGAAAATTCTACTGTATTGAATTCAGGAATCGCAAGTCCCAATACAATAATTACATTTCCTTTGTATGCCAATAGTTTGCATGTTGGAGAAAATAAATTGAAGTTGAATGTATATGATTCTCTGAAAAATAAATCGGAAACTTTAATTACCATTTTTCGCGATGATACTTTACCAAACTTGATAACAAACCGATCGTCTGGGCTTTATGGAAGTAGTATTAATATTGAATTTGTAAGTGCTACTACTGAATCTTTTATAGGAAATATTTGTTATACGACAGACGGCACAGAGCCAGAAATGTTTCCATTTGACCCAGAGACTTCTTTAACGAATGAAAGTATATGTAAAAATGGAACCATTTTTTCCAAAAAGATTTATATAGATAAAAATACTCCTCTAAAGTTTATAGCCAGAGAATTATCCGGAAATATGTCAGGAGTTAGAAGTCTCACCTATACAATTAATACGGATTTGCCTACAGTAACAATTTTACCAATAACAAATCCCTACATCAAAAGTAGTGCTTCTACTGTTTTAAAATTTTCTAGCAATCAATCTGGAAATTATCACGTACAAACGTCAGACGGGACAGGAGAAAACAAAGTAGATCCAAAAACTGGGGAAACTAAATTTTACTTTAATACAAAAAATATTTCTTCAGGAACTATTTTGGAAAATGAAGAAATTTCCATCCCCATAGACGGAATAAATATATACAATGGACAAAATTTAATCATGGTCTCCGTTACAGTAGAAAAGGATGTGGAAACTACATCTGGATCAACTAAAGAAGATTTTACTGGTCTCGCACAGATAGATTTATTCGTAGATGATCTATTACCAATCTCTTCAATTCAACCTCCACAATCGGAAACCTTCTATAATACAACCATCATTGCTCGAATTTTGTCTGAAGAAAATGTGAACACCTATTATTCAATCAATAACGGTGCAGAACAAATCTACAATCCTTCCCTTGGAATAAGTCTTTCCGAATCTTCTTCGGTAAAATATTACAGTATAGATAGAGCGGGTAATAAAGAACTTGCGAAAAGTATTAATTATAAAATCGATACTGTTCCGCCTATTGTTACTATATCAGATGTAAAACCAGTTGATAAAAGAGTCTCCATTTCAATACCTTCTTTAAGTAAAGTGATTGAATTTGGAATTAAAAGCAATGAACATGGAAGATTTGAAATCTTAAAAGGGGGATGTGATGGAACAAAATTAATGACACATACCTTGGAAGGAGCTAAAGTTGTTCCTGAATTTTCTGCTGGAGATTTGGCAGAAGGTTATTCTTCTCTTAGTATTTGTGTTTATGATAAAGCAGGGAATTTAACTAAAAAAAGTTTATCAAATATCTTTAGAGACGAAAAAGGAGACTTTGCAGAGGTGATTGAAGGAAATACAAATGAACCTTTCCAAGGTTTTAGGGCTTGGGAAATGCCAGGAGAAAAGCAAGAATCCGCAGAGGGGAATAATGTTCTTATCCTCACACAGGGAATTATATGGATGTTCGATATACGAAATGAAATTGATGTTCCTGATAATTGTAGACTAGAAGGAGATCCGCTCTCAATGGTTTGTGATTATAAAAAAGGAACTGTCCCGCAAGAGTTACAAGCACAATTTACGGTTCCATCTGATATAAACGAAATTGCAATTGCGAATAAAGCAAATTATTCTAAGATAATTTATCTGGCTTACCCTCTTGGGCTTCGTATTGAAGATAGAGCAAATACAATTACAAATACTTATCTAAAAGCACGTTTATCTCAACTCCAACTAAACGCCACTAAAGTGGACTGGGTTGGACTATCAGAAGGGACACTTGTGAATTTAGAATTAATTAACAAATTCAAAACGATCTCAGACAAACGAATCTTTATCGCCGCCCCATTCAAAGGAAGTATTTATAGAGATGCACTAGCCCAAGGAGTTTTAGGAGATGAAAATTGGGCTTTATTCAAAGACATAATTACAAAAAACGCACCGGAGATTACACAGTTATTAGAAAGTTCTGATTATAGTAAAACTAGGGCTCCACAACTTTTATCCTCTCTTCTCTTGGCAGAGGAAAAGAGTAAATCTTTTTTAATCCCAACTAATTATAAAAATTTAGGTATAGACTTAGTTGTATCCATCGACAGTCAAACTGCTGGAACTCCTTCTATTTTTGATCCAAATAATATCGCAGTAGTATCTGGTTCCCATTTTGAAATGGGAAATTCGCCTACAAAGGATTCGATTAGACTTGTGGTAAATAGTATATTACAAAACGGGAAAATTCCTCCTGAGATTAATAATGATTTGGCGAAGAACCAAGTTCCTGTTAATTATATCAACGGAAAATGGGTTGCTCCGATCAACGGTAATGGAGGGCAAGAAGGAACTTTTACTCTGGAGCCTAACGCTGGAAAAGTAGAAATGAAAATTCTTTACGACAACCCTGATTGGAAGGTCGATTCAACTATTGTAGTCGATTCAAATACTTTTAAGAATGGGTTTATAGATACATCTGCTGATTTGAACATTCTAAAAAAAGATACAGGACTAACTATCACTGGACCTGCAACTTTAGAAATAGTATTTGATATGGAGAAATTTAAAAAGACAAGTAATTTTACGAATCGAGCAGAAGATTTCAAAAGTTATCCATTGTATTTTTCTAAAAATCCATTTACTATTTTTGTTTTACAAACTTCTCAGCTTCCACCCACTATTTTCGGAAATGATACTGTAAATAGAAATACGCCTCTGAATATAGATTATTTCAGAATTGGATTTGAAGATAAAGTAAGCTTCAGGATCAACACCAATCTTTCTTTTCATTGGAGTTCTAGAGATGTGAATTTTTACGGAGTTCGTTGGGGCGGAGGATGTGCTTTATTTGTTTGTTGGGGACCAGGAGAAATCGGTGTTTATCAAACTATTGATAGAACAATGGATATGAATGGTCACTTGAACTTTGCCTATATAAAAGGACTTCCTGAATTAAATGCAAGTTTTAGCATAAATTCATGGGGCATGTTAATTGATCTCCTAGACTTTGGATTATGGTCACATAAAATCAGTGAAACAGATAAGATCGTCAAGTATAAGATCAGTAATAAATTAACAGATAGTTGTCTAGTTGATATACCGGCATTAATTACTCTTTGTAATGGTCACCAAAGTATACTGTTTTTCAATTTTTTTCATACGATTGACTTGCCACAACCTGAATTCACTCTCCCCATCCTAGACAAAAACGGCGAGCCGGTGAAGTGA